The proteins below come from a single Acanthopagrus latus isolate v.2019 chromosome 4, fAcaLat1.1, whole genome shotgun sequence genomic window:
- the ppip5k1a gene encoding inositol hexakisphosphate and diphosphoinositol-pentakisphosphate kinase 2 isoform X15 — translation MSEPNSPGESRRGAPRFFVGCEDDESEVLEDSMRTDMELYEDDEDTDSPPERQIVVGICCMMKKSKSKPMTQILERLCRFEYITVVIFPEDAILNEAVDKWPLCDCLISFHSKGFPLDKAVSYAKLRNPLLINDLNMQYYIQDRREVYRILQEEGIDLPRYAVLNRDPDNPDECNLVEGEDHVEVNGEIFQKPFVEKPVCAEDHNVYIYYPTSAGGGSQRLFRKIGSRSSVYSPESSVRKTGSYIYEEFMPTDGTDVKVYTVGPDYAHAEARKSPALDGKVERDSEGKEVRYPVMLSAMEKLVARKVCLAFKQTVCGFDLLRANGHSYVCDVNGFSFVKNSMKYYDDCAKILGNIVMRELAPQFQIPWSIPTEAEDIPIVPTTSGTMMELRCVIAVIRHGDRTPKQKMKMEVRNPMFFDLFEKYGGYKTGKLKLKKPKQLQEVLDITRQLLAELGQHNDCEIEEKKSKLEQLKTVLEMYGHFSGINRKVQLTYLPHGQPKTSSEEEDTRKEGPSLLLVLKWGGELTPAGRVQAEELGRAFRCMYPGGQGDYAGFPGCGLLRLHSTYRHDLKIYASDEGRVQMTAAAFAKGLLALEGELTPILVQMVKSANMNGLLDNDSDSLSSCQHRVKARLHEILQKDRDFTDEDFDRLAPTCSDSLVNSMKIVQNPVATCDRVYALIQSLTSQIRKRMEDPKSADLQLYHSETLELMLQRWSKLERDFRMKNGRYDISKIPDIYDCVKYDVIHNATLGLEDTLELFRLSRALADIVIPQEYGINKVEKLDIAYAYCLPLVRKIQLDLQRTHEDESVNKLHPLYSRGVMSPGRHVRTRLYFTSESHVHSLLSIFRYGGLLDEEKDQQWKRAMDYLSAVSELNYMTQIVIMLYEDNNKDLTSEERFHVELHFSPGVKGVEEEENAPTGFGFRPASAENGQKQTDPGSLEDLSRDETDRAVPLSEPITIQRRSPLIRNHKTGSMEVLSETSSSKVGSYRLFSLCSRQSPEMKQSGLGSQCAGLFSTTVLGGSSSAPNLQDYARAHRKKFSTGSLSYKDGTQDDTSTIAVAPPVWCTAAEPLEEHHVAQLLRRFSTDLSLGRHLSLDRALAHHLHQCSYHLRLFRNWLISGQDPLEYFYGFEGCSMVPSIYPLETLHNSLSLKQVNEFLAGVCESAGDPQARTTRALTAMFDTHNQPSVDSYIPQRVLSSSISLRSRSDRPPWYSSGPSSTVSSAGPSSPTTADTSPRFSFSEKISLTPQSSEETHSSQNISSQPLPAVLDPTCPTVPNPGEVPLTPNNSPEDDAEHAAVTGNPECSQEGPEVAPATVDTITGVVSDPGMRPPCSGLAELTLGRMEGYCLPGSLPVLLELRESSSEAGSSSQTPQSPEGPDEFFDTQESMELWMDSPESLPRPETPLEVGTTHTAEP, via the exons CCCCCAGAGCGACAGATCGTGGTGGGGATCTGCTGCATGATGAAGAAGTCCAAATCCAAGCCAATGACCCAGATCCTGGAGAGGCTGTGCAGGTTTGAGTACATCACTGTGGTCATCTTCCCAGAGGATGCCATCCTCAACGAGGCCGTGGACAAATGGCCTCTATGTGACTGCCTCATCTCCTTCCACTCCAAGG GATTCCCGCTGGATAAGGCAGTGAGTTATGCCAAACTGAGAAACCCTCTGCTCATCAACGACCTGAACATGCAGTACTACATACAGGACAG GAGAGAGGTGTATCgcatcctgcaggaggagggcATAGATCTACCACGCTATGCTGTGCTGAACCGTGATCCAGATAATCCAGATG agtGTAACCTGGTGGAAGGAGAGGACCATGTGGAGGTGAACGGAGAGATATTCCAGAAACCTTTTGTTGAGAAACCTGTCTGCGCTGAGGACCACAACGTCTACATCTACTACCCCACCTCGGCTGGTGGTGGCAGCCAGAGACTCTTCAGAAAG ATCGGGAGCCGGAGCAGTGTGTACTCACCAGAGAGCAGTGTGAGGAAGACCGGCTCTTACATCTATGAAGAGTTCATGCCAACAGATGGAACTGATGTTAAG GTGTACACAGTGGGGCCAGACTATGCTCACGCTGAGGCTCGGAAGTCTCCTGCTCTGGACGGGAAGGTGGAGCGAGACAGTGAGGGGAAGGAGGTCCGCTACCCCGTCATGCTCTCAGCCATGGAGAAGCTGGTGGCCCGAAAGGTCTGCCTAGCATTCAAG CAAACTGTGTGTGGCTTCGATCTCCTGCGTGCCAATGGACACTCTTATGTGTGTGATGTCAACGGTTTCAGTTTCGTGAAGAACTCGATGAAGTACTATGACGACTGTGCCAAGATCCTCGG GAACATCGTGATGCGTGAGCTGGCTCCTCAGTTTCAGATTCCCTGGTCCATCCCGACCGAGGCAGAGGACATCCCCATTGTGCCCACTACATCAGGGACCAT GATGGAGCTCCGCTGTGTCATTGCTGTCATCCGACATGGAGACCGAACGCCCaaacagaagatgaagatggaAGTTCGCAACCCCAT GTTCTTTGATCTATTTGAAAAATATGGAGGATACAAAACAGGGAAATTGAAACTGAAGAAGCCAAAACAACTGCAG GAGGTGCTGGACATCACACGGCAGTTGTTAGCAGAACTGGGACAGCACAATGACTGTGAGATAGAAGAGAAGAAATCTaaactggagcagctgaagactGTTCTGGAAAT GTATGGCCACTTCTCTGGGATCAACAGAAAAGTGCAACTAACCTACCTGCCCCATGGGCAGCCAAAAACCTCAAGTGAGGAAGAAG ACACACGTAAGGAAGGTccgtctctgctgctggtgctgaagTGGGGAGGAGAGTTGACTCCTGCTGGCAGAGTGCAGGCTGAGGAGCTGGGAAGGGCCTTCCGCTGTATGTACCCCGGAGGACAAG GGGACTATGCTGGCTTTCCAGGCTGCGGGTTACTGCGGCTACACAGCACCTACAGACATGACCTGAAGATATATGCTTCTGATGAAGGAAGGGTGCAGATGACGGCTGCCGCCTTCGCCAAG GGTTTGCTGGCTCTGGAGGGGGAGCTGACACCCATCCTGGTGCAGATGGTGAAGAGTGCCAACATGAACGGGCTGCTGGACAACGACAGCGACTCCCTGAGCAGCTGCCAGCACCGAGTGAAGGCCCGACTGCATGAGATTCTGCAGAAGGACAGAGACTTCACCGACGAAGACTTCGACAGG CTGGCTCCGACCTGCAGTGACTCTTTGGTGAATTCAATGAAGATAGTCCAGAACCCAGTGGCCACATGTGACCGGGTCTACGCCCTCATTCAGAGCCTCACTTCACAAATCCGCAAAAGGATGGAGGACCCCAAGTCAGCTG ACCTGCAGCTGTACCACAGTGAGACACTGGAGCTGATGCTGCAGCGCTGGTCCAAACTTGAGCGTGACTTCCGCATGAAGAACGGCCGCTACGACATCAGTAAAATACCAGACATTTACGACTGTGTGAAGTATGATGTCATCCACAATGCTACTTTAGGGCTGGAGGACACTCTGGAGCTGTTCAGACTCTCTCGAGCTTTGGCTGACATCGTCATCCCACAG gaATATGGCATAAATAAAGTGGAGAAATTAGACATAGCATATGCCTACTGCCTCCCGCTGGTCAGAAAGATCCAGCTGGACCTGCAGAGGACCCACGAGGACGAGTCTGTCAACAAACTACACCCTCT GTACTCTCGAGGAGTAATGTCTCCAGGGCGCCACGTCAGGACACGTCTATATTTCACCAGTGAGAGTCATGTCCACTCCCTGCTCAGCATTTTCCGCTATGGAGGTTTGCTCGAT gaggagaaggaccAGCAGTGGAAGCGTGCCATGGATTACCTCAGTGCTGTCTCTGAACTCAACTATATGACTCAGATTGTCATCATGCTGTATGAGGACAACAATAAG GACCTCACCTCAGAGGAGCGCTTCCATGTAGAGCTCCACTTCAGCCCTGGTGTCAAAGGtgtcgaggaggaggagaacgcACCGACCGGCTTCGGCTTCAGGCCCGCCTCTGCAGAG AACGGGCAGAAACAGACGGACCCCGGCAGCCTGGAGGACCTCTCACGGGATGAGACCGACCGTGCCGTGCCATTGTCTGAGCCAATCACCATTCAGAGGAGGTCCCCACTCATACGCAATCACAAGACTGGATCCATGGAG GTTCTATCCGAGACATCATCCTCCAAAGTGGGCAGTTATCGACTCTTTTCGCTCTGCTCACGACAATCCCCTGAGATGAAACAAAGTGGATTAG GCTCTCAGTGCGCCGGGCTCTTCAGCACCACTGTCCTAGGTGGGTCCTCTAGCGCCCCTAACCTCCAGGACTACGCACGCGCACATCGCAAAAAATTCTCCACTGGCAGTCTGTCCTACAAAGACG GAACACAAGATGACACATCCACCATAGCAGTGGCTCCACCTGTCTGGTGCACTGCTGCAG agcCCTTGGAGGAGCACCATGTGGCCCAGTTGTTGAGGCGTTTCTCCACCGACCTCAGCCTGGGCCGCCACCTCTCTCTGGACAGGGCGCTggcccaccacctccaccagtgCTCCTACCACCTCCGCCTCTTCCGAAACTGGCTCATCTCCGGCCAGGACCCCCTAGAGTACTTCTACG GCTTCGAAGGCTGCTCCATGGTGCCGTCCATCTATCCTCTGGAAACGCTGCACAACTCGCTGTCGCTAAAACAGGTCAACGAGTTCCTCGCCGGCGTGTGCGAGAGCGCAGGGGATCCACAAGCGAGAACGACCAGAg CTCTGACGGCCATGTTTGACACACACAACCAGCCGTCAGTGGACTCGTACATCCCTCAGAGAGTCCTTtcatcctccatctccctcaGATCTCGTTCTGACAGACCTCCTTGGT ACAGCAGCGGTCCCTCCAGCACAGTGTCCAGCGCCGGACCGTCCTCTCCCACCACAGCAGACACTTCTCCACGCTTCAGCTTCAGCGAGAAAATCTCCCTCACCCCTCAGAGCAGCGAGGAAACTCACTCCTCtcaaaacatttcctctcagcCACTGCCCGCCGTCCTCGACCCAACCTGCCCCACTGTTCCAAACCCCGGGGAAGTTCCTCTGACTCCAAACAACTCACCCGAGGACGATGCTGAGCACGCCGCTGTCACTGGTAATCCTGAGTGTTCACAGGAAGGGCCAGAGGTGGCTCCCGCAACAGTGGACACCATCACTGGTGTCGTTTCAGATCCTGGCATGAGGCCGCCCTGCTCTGGGTTAGCTGAGCTCACTCTGGGTCGGATGGAGGGTTACTGCCTCCCAGGATCTCTGCCTGTGCTGTTGGAGCTCagggagagcagcagtgagGCGGGCTCCAGCTCCCAGACGCCTCAGTCTCCTGAGGGACCTGACGAGTTCTTTGACACTCAGGAGTCGATGGAGTTGTGGATGGACAGTCCGGAGAGTCTCCCCCGTCCTGAGACGCCTCTGGAGGTCGGAACAACTCACACAGCGGAGCCGTAG
- the ppip5k1a gene encoding inositol hexakisphosphate and diphosphoinositol-pentakisphosphate kinase 2 isoform X7 produces MSEPNSPGESRRGAPRFFVGCEDDESEVLEDSMRTDMELYEDDEDTDSPPERQIVVGICCMMKKSKSKPMTQILERLCRFEYITVVIFPEDAILNEAVDKWPLCDCLISFHSKGFPLDKAVSYAKLRNPLLINDLNMQYYIQDRREVYRILQEEGIDLPRYAVLNRDPDNPDECNLVEGEDHVEVNGEIFQKPFVEKPVCAEDHNVYIYYPTSAGGGSQRLFRKIGSRSSVYSPESSVRKTGSYIYEEFMPTDGTDVKVYTVGPDYAHAEARKSPALDGKVERDSEGKEVRYPVMLSAMEKLVARKVCLAFKQTVCGFDLLRANGHSYVCDVNGFSFVKNSMKYYDDCAKILGNIVMRELAPQFQIPWSIPTEAEDIPIVPTTSGTMMELRCVIAVIRHGDRTPKQKMKMEVRNPMFFDLFEKYGGYKTGKLKLKKPKQLQEVLDITRQLLAELGQHNDCEIEEKKSKLEQLKTVLEMYGHFSGINRKVQLTYLPHGQPKTSSEEEDTRKEGPSLLLVLKWGGELTPAGRVQAEELGRAFRCMYPGGQGDYAGFPGCGLLRLHSTYRHDLKIYASDEGRVQMTAAAFAKGLLALEGELTPILVQMVKSANMNGLLDNDSDSLSSCQHRVKARLHEILQKDRDFTDEDFDRLAPTCSDSLVNSMKIVQNPVATCDRVYALIQSLTSQIRKRMEDPKSADLQLYHSETLELMLQRWSKLERDFRMKNGRYDISKIPDIYDCVKYDVIHNATLGLEDTLELFRLSRALADIVIPQEYGINKVEKLDIAYAYCLPLVRKIQLDLQRTHEDESVNKLHPLYSRGVMSPGRHVRTRLYFTSESHVHSLLSIFRYGGLLDEEKDQQWKRAMDYLSAVSELNYMTQIVIMLYEDNNKDLTSEERFHVELHFSPGVKGVEEEENAPTGFGFRPASAENGQKQTDPGSLEDLSRDETDRAVPLSEPITIQRRSPLIRNHKTGSMEVLSETSSSKVGSYRLFSLCSRQSPEMKQSGLGSQCAGLFSTTVLGGSSSAPNLQDYARAHRKKFSTGSLSYKDGFEGCSMVPSIYPLETLHNSLSLKQVNEFLAGVCESAGDPQARTTRALTAMFDTHNQPSVDSYIPQRVLSSSISLRSRSDRPPWYSSGPSSTVSSAGPSSPTTADTSPRFSFSEKISLTPQSSEETHSSQNISSQPLPAVLDPTCPTVPNPGEVPLTPNNSPEDDAEHAAVTGNPECSQEGPEVAPATVDTITGVVSDPGMRPPCSGLAELTLGRMEGYCLPGSLPVLLELRESSSEAGSSSQTPQSPEGPDEFFDTQESMELWMDSPESLPRPETPLEVGTTHTAEP; encoded by the exons CCCCCAGAGCGACAGATCGTGGTGGGGATCTGCTGCATGATGAAGAAGTCCAAATCCAAGCCAATGACCCAGATCCTGGAGAGGCTGTGCAGGTTTGAGTACATCACTGTGGTCATCTTCCCAGAGGATGCCATCCTCAACGAGGCCGTGGACAAATGGCCTCTATGTGACTGCCTCATCTCCTTCCACTCCAAGG GATTCCCGCTGGATAAGGCAGTGAGTTATGCCAAACTGAGAAACCCTCTGCTCATCAACGACCTGAACATGCAGTACTACATACAGGACAG GAGAGAGGTGTATCgcatcctgcaggaggagggcATAGATCTACCACGCTATGCTGTGCTGAACCGTGATCCAGATAATCCAGATG agtGTAACCTGGTGGAAGGAGAGGACCATGTGGAGGTGAACGGAGAGATATTCCAGAAACCTTTTGTTGAGAAACCTGTCTGCGCTGAGGACCACAACGTCTACATCTACTACCCCACCTCGGCTGGTGGTGGCAGCCAGAGACTCTTCAGAAAG ATCGGGAGCCGGAGCAGTGTGTACTCACCAGAGAGCAGTGTGAGGAAGACCGGCTCTTACATCTATGAAGAGTTCATGCCAACAGATGGAACTGATGTTAAG GTGTACACAGTGGGGCCAGACTATGCTCACGCTGAGGCTCGGAAGTCTCCTGCTCTGGACGGGAAGGTGGAGCGAGACAGTGAGGGGAAGGAGGTCCGCTACCCCGTCATGCTCTCAGCCATGGAGAAGCTGGTGGCCCGAAAGGTCTGCCTAGCATTCAAG CAAACTGTGTGTGGCTTCGATCTCCTGCGTGCCAATGGACACTCTTATGTGTGTGATGTCAACGGTTTCAGTTTCGTGAAGAACTCGATGAAGTACTATGACGACTGTGCCAAGATCCTCGG GAACATCGTGATGCGTGAGCTGGCTCCTCAGTTTCAGATTCCCTGGTCCATCCCGACCGAGGCAGAGGACATCCCCATTGTGCCCACTACATCAGGGACCAT GATGGAGCTCCGCTGTGTCATTGCTGTCATCCGACATGGAGACCGAACGCCCaaacagaagatgaagatggaAGTTCGCAACCCCAT GTTCTTTGATCTATTTGAAAAATATGGAGGATACAAAACAGGGAAATTGAAACTGAAGAAGCCAAAACAACTGCAG GAGGTGCTGGACATCACACGGCAGTTGTTAGCAGAACTGGGACAGCACAATGACTGTGAGATAGAAGAGAAGAAATCTaaactggagcagctgaagactGTTCTGGAAAT GTATGGCCACTTCTCTGGGATCAACAGAAAAGTGCAACTAACCTACCTGCCCCATGGGCAGCCAAAAACCTCAAGTGAGGAAGAAG ACACACGTAAGGAAGGTccgtctctgctgctggtgctgaagTGGGGAGGAGAGTTGACTCCTGCTGGCAGAGTGCAGGCTGAGGAGCTGGGAAGGGCCTTCCGCTGTATGTACCCCGGAGGACAAG GGGACTATGCTGGCTTTCCAGGCTGCGGGTTACTGCGGCTACACAGCACCTACAGACATGACCTGAAGATATATGCTTCTGATGAAGGAAGGGTGCAGATGACGGCTGCCGCCTTCGCCAAG GGTTTGCTGGCTCTGGAGGGGGAGCTGACACCCATCCTGGTGCAGATGGTGAAGAGTGCCAACATGAACGGGCTGCTGGACAACGACAGCGACTCCCTGAGCAGCTGCCAGCACCGAGTGAAGGCCCGACTGCATGAGATTCTGCAGAAGGACAGAGACTTCACCGACGAAGACTTCGACAGG CTGGCTCCGACCTGCAGTGACTCTTTGGTGAATTCAATGAAGATAGTCCAGAACCCAGTGGCCACATGTGACCGGGTCTACGCCCTCATTCAGAGCCTCACTTCACAAATCCGCAAAAGGATGGAGGACCCCAAGTCAGCTG ACCTGCAGCTGTACCACAGTGAGACACTGGAGCTGATGCTGCAGCGCTGGTCCAAACTTGAGCGTGACTTCCGCATGAAGAACGGCCGCTACGACATCAGTAAAATACCAGACATTTACGACTGTGTGAAGTATGATGTCATCCACAATGCTACTTTAGGGCTGGAGGACACTCTGGAGCTGTTCAGACTCTCTCGAGCTTTGGCTGACATCGTCATCCCACAG gaATATGGCATAAATAAAGTGGAGAAATTAGACATAGCATATGCCTACTGCCTCCCGCTGGTCAGAAAGATCCAGCTGGACCTGCAGAGGACCCACGAGGACGAGTCTGTCAACAAACTACACCCTCT GTACTCTCGAGGAGTAATGTCTCCAGGGCGCCACGTCAGGACACGTCTATATTTCACCAGTGAGAGTCATGTCCACTCCCTGCTCAGCATTTTCCGCTATGGAGGTTTGCTCGAT gaggagaaggaccAGCAGTGGAAGCGTGCCATGGATTACCTCAGTGCTGTCTCTGAACTCAACTATATGACTCAGATTGTCATCATGCTGTATGAGGACAACAATAAG GACCTCACCTCAGAGGAGCGCTTCCATGTAGAGCTCCACTTCAGCCCTGGTGTCAAAGGtgtcgaggaggaggagaacgcACCGACCGGCTTCGGCTTCAGGCCCGCCTCTGCAGAG AACGGGCAGAAACAGACGGACCCCGGCAGCCTGGAGGACCTCTCACGGGATGAGACCGACCGTGCCGTGCCATTGTCTGAGCCAATCACCATTCAGAGGAGGTCCCCACTCATACGCAATCACAAGACTGGATCCATGGAG GTTCTATCCGAGACATCATCCTCCAAAGTGGGCAGTTATCGACTCTTTTCGCTCTGCTCACGACAATCCCCTGAGATGAAACAAAGTGGATTAG GCTCTCAGTGCGCCGGGCTCTTCAGCACCACTGTCCTAGGTGGGTCCTCTAGCGCCCCTAACCTCCAGGACTACGCACGCGCACATCGCAAAAAATTCTCCACTGGCAGTCTGTCCTACAAAGACG GCTTCGAAGGCTGCTCCATGGTGCCGTCCATCTATCCTCTGGAAACGCTGCACAACTCGCTGTCGCTAAAACAGGTCAACGAGTTCCTCGCCGGCGTGTGCGAGAGCGCAGGGGATCCACAAGCGAGAACGACCAGAg CTCTGACGGCCATGTTTGACACACACAACCAGCCGTCAGTGGACTCGTACATCCCTCAGAGAGTCCTTtcatcctccatctccctcaGATCTCGTTCTGACAGACCTCCTTGGT ACAGCAGCGGTCCCTCCAGCACAGTGTCCAGCGCCGGACCGTCCTCTCCCACCACAGCAGACACTTCTCCACGCTTCAGCTTCAGCGAGAAAATCTCCCTCACCCCTCAGAGCAGCGAGGAAACTCACTCCTCtcaaaacatttcctctcagcCACTGCCCGCCGTCCTCGACCCAACCTGCCCCACTGTTCCAAACCCCGGGGAAGTTCCTCTGACTCCAAACAACTCACCCGAGGACGATGCTGAGCACGCCGCTGTCACTGGTAATCCTGAGTGTTCACAGGAAGGGCCAGAGGTGGCTCCCGCAACAGTGGACACCATCACTGGTGTCGTTTCAGATCCTGGCATGAGGCCGCCCTGCTCTGGGTTAGCTGAGCTCACTCTGGGTCGGATGGAGGGTTACTGCCTCCCAGGATCTCTGCCTGTGCTGTTGGAGCTCagggagagcagcagtgagGCGGGCTCCAGCTCCCAGACGCCTCAGTCTCCTGAGGGACCTGACGAGTTCTTTGACACTCAGGAGTCGATGGAGTTGTGGATGGACAGTCCGGAGAGTCTCCCCCGTCCTGAGACGCCTCTGGAGGTCGGAACAACTCACACAGCGGAGCCGTAG